The following proteins are encoded in a genomic region of Merismopedia glauca CCAP 1448/3:
- a CDS encoding four helix bundle protein gives MTDSKIQSYRDLRVWQEAVNLAEICYRLTRNFPKDELYGMVAQIRRASVSISANIAEGYGRRTRGEYIQFLYMGQGSLKELETHLIICQRVQLASPENITPILTQCESVGKLLSALIRSLESK, from the coding sequence ATGACGGACTCAAAAATTCAATCTTACCGAGATTTAAGAGTATGGCAGGAAGCCGTAAATTTAGCGGAAATTTGCTATCGATTGACGAGGAATTTCCCAAAAGACGAACTCTACGGTATGGTCGCTCAGATTCGGAGAGCATCGGTATCGATTTCTGCGAATATAGCGGAAGGATACGGACGTAGAACGAGGGGAGAATATATCCAATTTTTATACATGGGTCAAGGTTCTCTGAAAGAACTGGAAACCCACTTAATAATCTGTCAAAGAGTGCAACTAGCCTCACCTGAAAACATCACTCCAATTCTGACTCAGTGTGAATCAGTCGGTAAACTTTTATCTGCTTTAATCCGCTCCCTAGAAAGTAAATGA
- a CDS encoding thermonuclease family protein: MEAKAGRIILLVLLVTACQKERDSQTNAIAQTVVTPTPTAIKSTVIARPRHLKIKVGLDSPGDLKVTTGTTIQAGQTISDRQSNKQPLINQRQSLAVQLQQLQQQQQYQKALAQAQLEPLKLAIKNASLNLKRFKANRRYTTRAYQQFPTLTSGELAQETELELAYSSAKSALKQAQSNFKAASLESDNQLRSLAQQIRNLDRQILAAGITRSPYSGTVKKIKFIGQNDSELLAEITIATEVPNKQQVAANNLSQKETESKIQASTGSATNLKSQIVLSVHDGDTIRTQEYRIRLACIDSPELKQPLGYQSRDNLLKLISQSNNRIQLQIVDTDRYGRKVALIYTNGKLLNLQQVTDGMAYVYQKYLNNCPQVEQVKQAENTAKQQKRGVWGGNYQPPWEFRHDKRRN; encoded by the coding sequence ATGGAAGCGAAAGCAGGAAGGATAATACTTTTAGTTTTATTGGTAACTGCCTGTCAAAAAGAGAGAGACAGTCAGACGAATGCGATCGCTCAAACAGTAGTAACGCCAACACCCACAGCTATCAAATCGACTGTGATCGCTCGACCCCGCCACCTCAAAATTAAAGTAGGGTTGGATAGTCCTGGCGATCTTAAAGTAACAACTGGAACAACTATACAAGCCGGACAAACAATTAGCGATCGCCAATCGAACAAACAACCGTTAATTAACCAAAGACAATCCCTCGCTGTTCAACTCCAACAACTTCAGCAACAACAGCAATATCAAAAAGCTTTAGCCCAAGCGCAGTTAGAACCCTTAAAGCTAGCAATTAAAAACGCCAGCCTTAACTTGAAAAGGTTCAAAGCCAATCGCCGCTATACTACCAGAGCTTATCAACAATTTCCTACTCTAACATCGGGCGAATTAGCTCAAGAAACCGAATTAGAATTGGCTTACTCTTCTGCCAAATCTGCTCTCAAACAAGCTCAATCTAATTTCAAAGCAGCCAGCTTAGAAAGCGACAATCAACTGCGATCGCTAGCTCAACAAATTAGAAATCTAGATCGGCAAATCCTCGCTGCTGGAATTACGCGATCGCCCTATTCGGGTACGGTCAAAAAAATCAAATTCATCGGACAAAACGACAGCGAACTATTAGCTGAAATCACCATCGCTACAGAAGTACCCAACAAACAACAGGTAGCTGCTAATAACTTATCCCAAAAAGAGACTGAATCCAAAATCCAAGCTTCGACAGGCTCAGCTACCAATCTCAAATCCCAAATCGTACTGAGCGTCCACGATGGCGACACCATCCGAACTCAAGAATACCGCATCAGACTCGCGTGTATCGACTCTCCAGAGCTAAAACAACCATTAGGTTACCAATCTAGAGATAACTTGCTCAAGCTCATATCTCAAAGTAACAATCGCATTCAACTGCAAATCGTCGATACAGACAGATATGGACGCAAAGTTGCCTTAATTTACACGAATGGAAAGTTACTTAATTTACAACAAGTAACAGATGGTATGGCATATGTGTATCAAAAGTATCTAAATAACTGCCCTCAAGTCGAGCAAGTAAAACAAGCCGAAAACACAGCCAAACAACAAAAGCGCGGAGTTTGGGGTGGAAACTATCAACCACCTTGGGAATTTAGACATGACAAGCGCAGAAATTGA
- a CDS encoding ATP-binding protein, with protein sequence MTIKRHRRTLKNGSQRTYTYAVNEDGEHTQLGVSSDSPTPYRNREKKRIVATMQANSSLLVISEPGGGKTFLAETVVAELKQLGYPVALATPTTVKQTLTAIANQLGVETESIEGKSLNTTQLQNAIAQYYQNHTAFLICDSAHRFPVSLRCFLEELHTIGQPILLFATYPPARDIFLKLPRIELAPLPESAIREIMIATATELGISINPSQIATLQARTGGNPMLARRVVKEEYLGLEDTSPDHTQWIDGTPFLIAFLMVFTVVRIIGLGVNSTTLYLIGGILTVAVGVMRIMVFSLPKKSGRLGQ encoded by the coding sequence TTGACGATCAAAAGGCATCGCCGCACCTTAAAAAACGGCTCACAAAGGACATACACCTACGCCGTCAACGAAGATGGCGAACACACCCAACTAGGTGTCAGTTCCGATTCTCCCACACCCTATAGAAATAGAGAAAAAAAGCGCATAGTTGCTACCATGCAAGCAAATTCTAGCCTCCTGGTAATTAGCGAACCAGGTGGCGGCAAAACCTTCCTCGCCGAAACCGTAGTCGCAGAACTCAAACAACTAGGCTATCCAGTTGCCTTAGCAACTCCTACCACAGTCAAACAAACCCTAACAGCGATCGCCAACCAGTTAGGCGTGGAAACTGAATCAATTGAAGGTAAATCCCTCAATACCACCCAATTGCAAAACGCGATCGCCCAATACTACCAGAACCACACCGCCTTTCTAATTTGCGATAGCGCCCATCGCTTTCCAGTCTCATTAAGGTGCTTCCTCGAAGAACTCCATACCATCGGACAACCCATACTTCTATTTGCCACCTATCCCCCAGCCAGAGACATCTTCCTCAAACTACCCAGAATCGAACTAGCACCATTGCCAGAATCAGCCATCAGAGAAATCATGATAGCTACCGCCACCGAACTAGGGATTAGCATTAACCCATCTCAAATAGCCACCCTGCAAGCGAGAACTGGTGGCAATCCCATGTTAGCCAGAAGAGTAGTCAAAGAAGAATATTTGGGTTTGGAAGACACCTCACCAGATCATACCCAGTGGATTGATGGGACACCATTTCTGATCGCCTTCCTCATGGTATTTACAGTCGTCCGAATCATTGGTTTAGGCGTAAATTCCACCACACTTTATCTAATCGGTGGGATTTTAACAGTTGCAGTCGGAGTCATGCGAATCATGGTGTTCAGCTTACCCAAGAAATCTGGGAGATTGGGACAGTAA
- a CDS encoding type II toxin-antitoxin system VapC family toxin produces MYLLDTNHCSRAILGDYNVLIRLAAAETTLITTCVIVQGELIDMAERSQRKESNLALVERFLQGIYIYHVDGTTATLYGQLKATLFNRFAPKEQNKRRKTKIAQLGFDDNDLWIAAVALQHDLILVSADSDFQRMQQVKAFSVESWFAKD; encoded by the coding sequence ATGTACTTATTGGACACCAACCACTGTAGTCGTGCAATTCTAGGCGATTACAACGTTTTAATCCGCTTAGCTGCTGCTGAAACCACATTAATTACTACTTGCGTCATCGTCCAAGGAGAACTAATAGATATGGCAGAACGCTCTCAACGCAAAGAGAGCAATTTAGCCCTTGTAGAACGCTTTCTTCAAGGTATCTACATCTACCACGTTGATGGCACAACTGCTACCCTTTACGGACAACTGAAAGCCACGCTCTTCAATCGGTTTGCTCCCAAAGAACAAAACAAACGTCGGAAAACCAAGATCGCCCAGTTGGGATTCGATGATAACGACCTGTGGATTGCTGCTGTTGCCCTACAACACGATCTCATCCTTGTTTCCGCAGACAGCGACTTTCAAAGAATGCAACAGGTTAAAGCATTCTCCGTTGAATCTTGGTTTGCTAAAGATTGA